The Lysinibacillus pakistanensis genome includes a window with the following:
- a CDS encoding cation-translocating P-type ATPase: MSEYHQQSSAEVMKTLNVTEQGLSDYDVQKRQEVYGYNVLEEGKKTSTIAVFLGQFKDLLVIILIIAAFVSFLLGEVESTIVIMVVVILNSILGTVQHVKAEQSLDNLKALTSPIAKVMRNNQLIEISSEDIVVGDLLYLEAGDYINADGRLLESHNLHINESSLTGESIAVAKHIDPIRDSNVTVADKKNMVYSGSFVTNGRGIVMVTAIGMQTEIGKIANLLDTAKEKKTPLQISLDQFGEKLALGITLICLAIFIIDLFRGRALVESFMFAVSLAVAAIPEALSSIVTIVLAFGTQKMAKENAIIRKLYAVESLGSVSVICSDKTGTLTENKMVVQEVYVDQKVIPHDWLHTTNTVEKDLIIKGLLCNDAVERNRKEIGDPTEIALVKLGKQYGFDEAIIRERYPRIAEIPFDSDRKLMSTVNRMDQQSIMITKGAVDVLLPKVVKIQTSAGILDMKPHHRQKIEAANRDFSMNGLRVLAIAYKEVRDRQAINVRAERDLIFVGLVAMMDPPRKESKDAVENCIKAGIKPVMITGDHKITATSIATQIGILKDPSEAIEGHEIASLTDQQLQEKVKDFSVYARVTPEQKIRIVKAWQDSGKVVAMTGDGVNDGPALKQADIGVAMGITGTEVAKDASSMILTDDNFSTIVKAIANGRSIYTNIKNAILFLLSGNAGAIFVVLYATILGLPVPFAPVHLLFINLLTDSLPAIAIGLEPNNKKTMKDKPRDIHQPLLNKVFTTQVVLEGILIAISTIIAFEIGLSTGDTLTASTMAFTTLCLSRLVHGFNSRSKESIFTIGVFSNKYTWVAFFIGFLSLHAVLFMPMLTGVFEVATLSLAQLGFIYSLSVLPFLVNQWYKLFFVRTR; encoded by the coding sequence ATGTCAGAGTATCATCAACAGTCATCAGCTGAAGTTATGAAAACATTGAATGTAACAGAACAAGGATTGAGTGATTATGACGTTCAAAAGAGACAGGAAGTTTATGGCTATAATGTATTGGAGGAAGGGAAAAAGACAAGTACTATAGCCGTTTTCCTTGGTCAGTTTAAAGATTTATTAGTGATTATTTTAATCATTGCTGCATTCGTTTCTTTTTTATTAGGGGAAGTAGAAAGTACAATTGTTATCATGGTTGTTGTTATTTTAAATTCAATTCTAGGCACTGTACAACATGTCAAGGCTGAACAATCTTTGGATAACTTAAAAGCATTAACCTCTCCAATTGCCAAAGTTATGCGCAATAATCAGCTAATAGAGATTTCTTCGGAAGATATAGTCGTTGGTGATCTTCTGTATTTGGAGGCTGGTGATTATATCAATGCAGATGGGCGATTATTAGAAAGCCATAATTTGCATATCAATGAAAGCTCTTTAACGGGTGAATCCATTGCTGTGGCCAAACATATCGATCCAATCAGGGATAGCAATGTCACAGTGGCTGATAAAAAAAATATGGTGTACTCTGGAAGCTTTGTGACCAATGGGCGTGGTATTGTCATGGTTACAGCGATTGGCATGCAAACTGAAATCGGTAAAATTGCCAATCTATTAGATACGGCGAAAGAAAAGAAGACACCTCTACAAATAAGTTTAGATCAATTTGGAGAAAAATTAGCTTTAGGTATTACATTAATCTGTTTAGCCATTTTTATAATTGACCTGTTTCGTGGACGAGCACTAGTAGAATCGTTTATGTTTGCTGTATCGCTTGCAGTTGCAGCAATTCCAGAGGCTTTAAGTTCAATTGTTACCATCGTATTGGCTTTTGGTACGCAAAAAATGGCTAAGGAAAATGCTATTATACGAAAGCTCTATGCCGTTGAAAGCTTGGGAAGTGTATCCGTTATTTGTTCGGATAAAACCGGCACATTAACTGAAAATAAAATGGTGGTTCAAGAGGTCTATGTAGACCAAAAAGTGATTCCACATGATTGGCTACACACAACGAATACAGTCGAGAAAGATTTAATTATCAAGGGATTACTATGTAATGATGCGGTGGAAAGAAATCGAAAGGAAATAGGTGACCCTACTGAAATTGCTCTTGTGAAATTGGGGAAGCAATATGGCTTTGATGAAGCCATTATTAGGGAACGTTATCCAAGAATAGCGGAAATTCCTTTTGATTCAGATAGAAAGCTGATGAGTACTGTAAATAGGATGGATCAGCAATCAATTATGATAACCAAAGGAGCAGTAGATGTTCTTTTACCTAAAGTCGTAAAAATTCAAACATCTGCAGGAATTCTTGATATGAAACCGCACCATCGTCAAAAAATTGAAGCAGCGAATCGTGATTTCTCTATGAATGGGCTAAGGGTACTAGCCATTGCCTATAAGGAGGTAAGGGATAGACAAGCTATCAATGTCAGAGCTGAACGAGATTTAATCTTTGTGGGGCTTGTCGCTATGATGGATCCACCAAGAAAAGAATCCAAAGATGCTGTTGAAAATTGTATAAAGGCTGGTATAAAGCCAGTAATGATTACTGGGGATCATAAAATAACGGCGACTTCTATCGCCACGCAAATTGGCATTTTAAAAGATCCTTCAGAGGCGATTGAGGGGCATGAAATTGCAAGTTTAACAGATCAACAACTGCAGGAAAAGGTGAAAGATTTTTCAGTTTATGCACGTGTCACACCAGAGCAAAAAATTCGCATTGTAAAAGCATGGCAAGATTCAGGGAAGGTCGTTGCCATGACTGGAGATGGCGTTAATGATGGTCCTGCCCTAAAGCAAGCCGATATTGGTGTGGCGATGGGCATTACAGGCACAGAAGTAGCTAAAGATGCCTCCTCAATGATTTTAACCGATGATAATTTTTCAACGATTGTCAAGGCTATTGCAAATGGCAGAAGTATTTATACGAATATTAAAAACGCTATTTTGTTCTTATTATCGGGGAATGCAGGTGCCATTTTTGTTGTGTTATATGCCACTATTTTAGGCTTACCAGTGCCCTTTGCACCTGTGCATCTCTTGTTTATTAACTTGTTGACGGATAGCTTACCGGCTATTGCAATTGGTCTAGAGCCAAATAACAAAAAAACAATGAAGGACAAGCCTCGGGATATCCATCAACCGTTATTGAATAAAGTATTTACCACGCAGGTGGTGCTTGAAGGGATATTAATTGCCATCTCGACCATTATTGCCTTTGAAATTGGATTGTCAACGGGTGATACTTTAACTGCGAGCACGATGGCATTTACTACATTATGTTTATCACGATTAGTTCATGGTTTTAACTCTAGATCAAAAGAATCTATTTTTACCATTGGCGTATTTTCTAATAAATATACTTGGGTGGCATTTTTTATTGGCTTTTTAAGCTTACATGCCGTATTATTTATGCCAATGCTTACAGGCGTTTTTGAGGTTGCTACATTAAGTTTGGCACAATTAGGTTTTATTTATAGTCTGTCTGTTCTACCATTCCTTGTTAATCAGTGGTATAAGCTATTTTTTGTGAGAACTAGATAA
- a CDS encoding MFS transporter, whose amino-acid sequence MNWRVYILAATTFAVGLVELIVGGILPKIAEDLNVSLATAGQLITIFALVYAISAPVLLSLTAKVERKRLYLISLLIFTIGNIMTFFSTTFLTVMVARIFTAMSTALVIVLSLTITTKIVEPRHRAKALGLVFVGVSSALVIGVPMGIFVTEAFGWRAVFLGIALLSTLSMILIALLLEKMPVVEVVPLKAQIKSLANLKIFSAQLTTLFMLAGHYMLYAYLTPFLVEAFHMNASWISICYLIFGIASVSGNALGGWLSDKIGTGKAIIMVVSAFAVVLFSIPYTIIALPLFLIVTVLWGALSWALTPPLQNYLIQIDPKTSDIQQSLNTAALQIGISLGSAVGGAMFAVTGSVMHLSSFGAILVLCALGCAIFSLKRAPVSQEHELDITSAQHHS is encoded by the coding sequence ATGAATTGGAGAGTTTACATTCTTGCTGCTACTACCTTTGCAGTAGGATTAGTGGAGTTAATTGTTGGTGGTATATTACCAAAAATTGCGGAGGATTTAAATGTGTCCTTAGCAACGGCAGGTCAATTAATTACCATTTTTGCGCTTGTCTATGCAATTTCAGCGCCTGTCCTTTTATCATTAACAGCAAAAGTGGAAAGGAAGCGTTTATATCTTATTTCTTTATTAATCTTCACTATTGGGAATATCATGACATTTTTTAGTACAACATTCCTGACAGTGATGGTTGCTAGAATTTTCACAGCGATGAGCACAGCGTTAGTGATTGTCTTATCCTTAACGATTACAACAAAGATTGTCGAACCAAGACATCGTGCGAAAGCATTGGGGCTTGTTTTTGTTGGTGTTAGTTCCGCACTTGTTATTGGTGTACCAATGGGCATTTTTGTGACAGAGGCATTTGGCTGGCGAGCTGTGTTCTTAGGAATTGCTCTTCTTTCAACGCTATCCATGATTCTTATTGCGTTGCTGCTTGAAAAAATGCCAGTGGTCGAAGTAGTCCCATTAAAGGCTCAAATTAAATCATTGGCTAATTTAAAAATCTTTAGTGCTCAACTAACTACACTTTTTATGCTGGCAGGTCATTATATGCTCTATGCATACCTCACACCGTTTTTAGTAGAAGCATTTCATATGAATGCTTCATGGATTAGTATTTGTTATCTAATCTTTGGAATCGCATCTGTCAGTGGGAATGCACTTGGTGGCTGGTTGAGTGATAAGATTGGTACTGGGAAAGCGATTATCATGGTTGTCTCAGCATTTGCGGTTGTATTATTTAGTATTCCTTATACAATTATTGCCTTACCACTGTTTCTAATTGTCACGGTTTTATGGGGGGCACTTAGCTGGGCACTTACTCCTCCGCTACAAAATTATTTAATACAAATTGATCCGAAAACATCTGATATTCAACAAAGCTTAAATACAGCCGCCTTACAGATTGGAATATCTTTAGGTTCTGCTGTTGGAGGAGCAATGTTTGCTGTAACGGGGTCTGTTATGCATTTATCTAGCTTTGGTGCCATTTTAGTTTTATGTGCATTAGGCTGTGCTATTTTCTCTTTAAAAAGAGCACCAGTTTCTCAAGAGCATGAGCTAGACATAACATCTGCTCAGCATCATTCATAG
- the lepB gene encoding signal peptidase I, whose protein sequence is MQEEKTNLKKEILSYLKIIVITAIVVLGCKQFLFAPIKVQGASMYPTYHDKDIIIVSKTSKIERFDQIVFQSPTEDELYIKRVIGLPGDTVEMKDDVLYVNGKAYKEDYVNRQTDDPNQLRITENFSLEQLVNEKKVPEGMYFVLGDNRLKSYDSRHYGLISKDAIYGEAKVTLYPFNQFHIGSKK, encoded by the coding sequence ATGCAAGAGGAAAAAACAAATTTAAAAAAAGAAATACTATCCTATCTTAAAATTATTGTGATTACAGCTATTGTTGTATTAGGCTGTAAGCAATTTTTATTCGCACCGATTAAAGTGCAGGGTGCTTCGATGTATCCCACTTATCATGATAAGGATATCATTATTGTTAGTAAAACGAGTAAAATTGAACGCTTTGATCAAATTGTTTTTCAATCACCAACAGAGGACGAGTTATATATCAAACGGGTAATTGGTTTGCCTGGTGACACGGTTGAAATGAAGGATGATGTTCTCTATGTTAATGGTAAGGCCTATAAAGAGGATTATGTAAATCGTCAAACGGATGATCCGAATCAATTACGCATTACAGAAAATTTTTCCTTAGAGCAACTGGTCAATGAAAAAAAGGTGCCTGAGGGAATGTATTTTGTTCTTGGTGACAATCGCCTAAAAAGTTACGATAGCCGTCATTATGGTTTAATTTCTAAAGATGCCATTTACGGTGAAGCTAAGGTCACACTCTATCCGTTTAATCAATTCCATATTGGTTCAAAAAAATAA
- a CDS encoding transcriptional regulator, translating into MIIGTILLAVALPVGIFLAVDLFNEQHHSATQSNH; encoded by the coding sequence ATGATCATAGGCACAATTTTATTAGCAGTTGCATTACCTGTTGGTATTTTTTTAGCAGTAGACTTATTCAATGAACAACACCACTCTGCTACGCAAAGTAACCATTGA
- a CDS encoding LCP family protein — protein MEKNMKRSKEKKSKKKIWLWILGSLVAIFLIFIGTAYYAIQKTMNKINTPLIESADNGGIEQKTVTKKEPFSVLLLGVDERKDDSGRSDTMIVVTVNPEKQTMKMLSIPRDTRTEIIGHDSVDKINHAYAFGGVPMAVDTVEHFLDIPIDYYVFINMDGFLQIIDTIGGVTIENDMDLTYNSYHFPKGDVTLTGDEALIFSRIRYEDPRGDFGRQIRQRQIIEAVMKKASSTSSILKATDMLEVVGDNVRMNFTMKDLIQLQSIYKKMDRNIDQLSFEEGDGTKINHIWYYIPNDAELQKIQAELKEHLK, from the coding sequence ATGGAAAAAAATATGAAGCGCTCTAAAGAGAAAAAGAGCAAGAAGAAAATATGGCTTTGGATATTAGGCAGCCTAGTAGCAATTTTTTTAATTTTTATAGGTACTGCTTATTATGCCATTCAGAAAACGATGAATAAAATAAATACACCCTTAATTGAATCAGCGGACAATGGGGGGATAGAGCAAAAAACAGTAACAAAAAAGGAACCATTCTCTGTATTACTGCTTGGAGTGGATGAGCGTAAAGATGATAGTGGACGTTCAGATACAATGATTGTTGTAACGGTTAATCCTGAAAAACAAACGATGAAAATGCTTAGTATACCACGAGATACACGGACGGAGATTATAGGTCATGATTCTGTTGACAAAATTAATCATGCCTATGCATTTGGGGGAGTTCCCATGGCAGTCGATACGGTAGAGCATTTTTTAGATATTCCAATTGATTATTATGTGTTTATTAATATGGATGGCTTCCTTCAAATCATTGATACGATTGGTGGCGTTACCATCGAAAATGACATGGATTTAACCTATAATTCCTATCATTTTCCAAAGGGAGATGTCACTTTAACAGGTGATGAGGCACTCATTTTTTCTCGCATTCGATATGAAGATCCGCGTGGTGATTTTGGTCGACAAATTCGTCAACGGCAAATTATTGAGGCAGTTATGAAAAAGGCTTCTTCCACATCATCTATACTAAAGGCTACAGATATGCTGGAAGTTGTCGGGGATAATGTCCGTATGAATTTCACCATGAAAGATTTAATTCAATTACAAAGTATTTATAAAAAAATGGATCGCAATATTGATCAGCTGTCATTTGAAGAGGGAGATGGCACAAAAATCAATCATATATGGTACTATATTCCAAATGATGCAGAGCTTCAAAAAATTCAAGCAGAGTTAAAAGAGCATTTAAAATAA
- a CDS encoding M24 family metallopeptidase — MYTKRREKLVSLMKKSSIDMAVLVPGPNMYYFTGLHLKQSERIALAIITKDEKLYFLMPQVELNKMDTQNSNATFSYSDEEGPFHALQQLKQQIGLLGIVGVEFDSMHVKEQRTIEGLTYEHLYDIGEVIRELRINKDSNEIQLMRQAVNIVEESLKATLPMIKAGISEMEVAAQLEYEMRRRGSEGTPFGTIVASGYRGALPHGRASTKTIEAGELIVLDFGSIYKGYVADITRTVAVGEISPTLEKIYSIVKQANEAAIETIKPGITAHEIDDTARAIIQNAGYGRFFTHRLGHGVGLSAHEEPYLMQQNKVVLKTGMAFTIEPGIYVKDVGGVRIEDNLIVTEDGYENLMTFSKELINL; from the coding sequence ATGTATACAAAAAGAAGAGAAAAATTAGTCTCCCTTATGAAGAAAAGCTCTATCGACATGGCTGTATTGGTTCCAGGACCCAATATGTACTATTTTACGGGCTTACATTTAAAACAAAGTGAACGCATAGCTTTAGCAATAATCACGAAAGACGAAAAACTATATTTTTTAATGCCGCAAGTAGAGTTAAATAAAATGGATACCCAAAACAGTAATGCTACTTTCTCTTATTCAGATGAAGAAGGACCTTTTCATGCGCTTCAGCAATTAAAGCAACAAATAGGCTTATTGGGTATTGTGGGAGTAGAATTCGATTCCATGCATGTGAAAGAGCAAAGAACAATTGAAGGACTTACATATGAGCATTTATATGATATAGGAGAAGTGATTCGAGAACTTCGTATAAATAAAGATAGCAACGAAATTCAATTAATGAGACAAGCTGTGAACATTGTAGAGGAAAGTCTCAAAGCAACATTACCAATGATTAAAGCTGGGATTTCAGAAATGGAGGTGGCTGCGCAATTAGAGTATGAAATGAGACGTCGTGGATCTGAAGGAACACCATTTGGGACAATTGTTGCCTCTGGCTATAGAGGTGCACTTCCACATGGTAGAGCCTCTACGAAAACAATTGAAGCTGGTGAATTAATTGTTTTAGATTTTGGCTCGATTTATAAAGGCTATGTGGCGGATATAACAAGAACAGTGGCAGTAGGAGAAATTTCACCAACGTTAGAAAAAATCTATAGTATCGTTAAGCAAGCAAATGAAGCTGCCATAGAGACTATTAAACCCGGAATAACGGCTCATGAAATTGATGATACTGCAAGAGCTATTATTCAAAATGCTGGCTATGGAAGGTTTTTTACTCATCGACTAGGTCATGGGGTCGGACTAAGTGCTCATGAGGAACCATATTTAATGCAGCAAAATAAGGTAGTTTTAAAAACTGGCATGGCTTTTACCATTGAGCCGGGGATATATGTAAAGGATGTGGGCGGTGTCCGTATTGAGGATAACTTAATCGTCACAGAAGATGGCTATGAAAATTTAATGACGTTTTCCAAAGAATTAATCAATTTATAA
- a CDS encoding aminotransferase class V-fold PLP-dependent enzyme, whose translation MTIDIKKIQKDMPLLDKYIYLNTAAASAMPQPVVDAMTSYIQKQASIGPYLPSFRQETYENIDIVREKSAIFIGAKKEEIAFVPNGSMAINFVSGGLPWEKGDEVIVLDTEMLSNYVPWLALKQQGVHLKVFKTNLNYMVDLEKLEKFITPKTKMIAFAHMSNASGALQPAKEICQLAKKKNILTLINANQTVGLIPIDVKDLDCDFLLTSGRKWLRGPEGSGILYVREELIQALTPIMIGWGSTNWDYRNDDYSFVATAKRFEPGCPVIPSILGLGAAIDYANDIGIHAIHQQVKRLTTYLLEQLQSIEGMIIYGPQQVANRLSITPFNIEGISPDDVTDYLAQHGVIIEAGTFMANTIMERNNINKMARFSPHYFNTFKEIDDAISLIKEFR comes from the coding sequence ATGACAATTGATATAAAAAAGATTCAAAAGGATATGCCGCTACTGGACAAATATATCTATCTTAATACAGCTGCTGCTTCTGCAATGCCGCAGCCAGTAGTAGATGCCATGACAAGCTATATACAGAAACAAGCTAGCATTGGCCCCTATTTGCCGTCATTTCGTCAGGAAACTTATGAAAATATTGATATCGTTCGTGAAAAATCAGCAATATTTATAGGCGCAAAAAAAGAAGAAATTGCCTTTGTCCCAAACGGTTCAATGGCTATTAATTTTGTTTCAGGTGGTCTGCCATGGGAAAAAGGCGATGAAGTCATTGTTTTGGATACAGAGATGCTAAGTAACTATGTGCCTTGGCTTGCACTTAAGCAACAAGGAGTTCATTTGAAGGTTTTTAAAACAAACTTAAACTATATGGTGGATCTAGAAAAATTAGAAAAATTCATAACACCTAAAACAAAAATGATTGCATTTGCACATATGTCTAATGCTTCAGGTGCTCTTCAGCCGGCAAAGGAAATATGTCAGCTAGCCAAGAAAAAGAATATTTTAACATTAATCAATGCTAACCAAACAGTGGGCTTGATTCCTATCGATGTCAAAGATCTTGACTGTGATTTTTTACTTACCAGTGGACGAAAGTGGCTCCGAGGTCCAGAAGGCTCAGGTATTCTTTATGTTCGTGAAGAGCTTATTCAAGCACTAACACCGATTATGATTGGGTGGGGAAGCACCAATTGGGACTATCGCAACGATGACTATTCTTTTGTAGCAACAGCCAAACGCTTTGAACCTGGATGCCCTGTCATTCCTAGTATTTTAGGATTAGGTGCGGCTATCGATTATGCAAATGATATTGGCATTCATGCCATTCATCAGCAAGTAAAGCGACTAACTACTTATTTGCTAGAGCAGCTTCAATCTATAGAAGGTATGATCATATATGGGCCCCAGCAAGTAGCAAACCGTTTATCAATTACCCCTTTTAATATTGAAGGTATTTCACCAGATGATGTGACCGATTATTTAGCACAGCATGGAGTTATTATTGAGGCAGGCACCTTTATGGCAAATACAATTATGGAACGTAACAACATCAATAAGATGGCTCGTTTCTCGCCACATTATTTTAATACGTTCAAGGAAATTGATGATGCCATTTCATTGATAAAAGAATTTCGATAA
- a CDS encoding IclR family transcriptional regulator — protein sequence MALKTLDNSLEVLKYFSKENPAWGVRELAKEMNISHSIIYRILATFENHGFLNQNPETKKYELGLRFLEYGQMVKEKLNLSDFVLPIMKKLSEEIKESVFLTWLDGADGVTVEIAESSQTIKFSVSMGTRTPLYIGASCKTIMAYLPEEKQKDIMNSGMKKLTTETITDPEELLIDLDKIRTQGWCFTTGEYAHSVFGLGVPLFNNKGEIIASLTIAGPNYRKPVEEKLPDMVKVLQYAAMSIQRYFDQFSFKLYHE from the coding sequence ATGGCATTAAAAACATTAGATAATTCATTAGAAGTGTTAAAATATTTTAGTAAAGAGAATCCAGCATGGGGCGTGCGTGAATTAGCAAAAGAAATGAATATAAGCCATTCTATCATTTACAGGATTTTAGCTACCTTTGAAAATCATGGCTTTTTAAACCAGAACCCTGAGACCAAAAAATATGAATTAGGACTGCGTTTTTTAGAATATGGGCAAATGGTAAAAGAAAAATTGAATCTTTCTGATTTTGTTTTACCAATCATGAAAAAACTATCTGAGGAAATAAAAGAATCCGTTTTTTTAACATGGCTTGACGGAGCAGATGGTGTAACGGTTGAAATTGCAGAAAGCTCGCAAACAATTAAGTTCTCTGTTTCAATGGGGACTCGTACACCGTTATACATAGGTGCTTCTTGTAAGACCATTATGGCTTACCTTCCAGAAGAGAAGCAGAAGGACATTATGAATAGTGGCATGAAAAAGTTAACAACTGAAACAATTACAGACCCTGAGGAACTGTTAATTGATTTAGACAAGATTCGAACGCAGGGCTGGTGCTTCACTACAGGAGAGTATGCTCATTCAGTATTTGGTCTCGGTGTACCACTATTTAATAATAAAGGTGAGATTATTGCTTCATTAACCATTGCTGGCCCTAATTATCGTAAACCAGTAGAGGAAAAGCTACCTGATATGGTCAAAGTGCTCCAATATGCAGCGATGAGTATCCAACGATATTTCGATCAATTTAGCTTTAAATTATATCATGAGTAA
- a CDS encoding MarR family winged helix-turn-helix transcriptional regulator — protein MKQTNIFKLIHMIEQMNNANIIRFTKSFPYPLGISPILVLNELQTKGPQKQAELAETIGYTKGAMTNIAEKLVKLGLAERLYDPSDRRTIRLQITTEGEKALSKAQSIGQEVFIQLFEVLNEEEIAHYLLIQEKLVQGIQDKNI, from the coding sequence TTGAAACAAACAAATATTTTTAAACTCATTCATATGATTGAGCAAATGAACAATGCTAATATTATTCGTTTTACAAAATCATTTCCCTATCCATTAGGGATTTCACCAATTCTAGTTTTAAATGAGCTTCAGACAAAAGGACCTCAAAAACAAGCTGAATTAGCAGAAACGATTGGCTATACAAAAGGAGCAATGACGAATATTGCTGAAAAATTAGTCAAGCTCGGTTTGGCCGAACGATTATATGATCCATCTGATCGCCGTACAATTCGCTTACAAATTACAACAGAAGGTGAAAAAGCCTTATCAAAAGCCCAATCCATTGGACAAGAAGTTTTTATACAGCTTTTTGAAGTATTGAATGAGGAAGAGATTGCACACTATTTACTGATTCAAGAAAAATTAGTGCAAGGAATACAAGACAAAAATATATAG
- the dacB gene encoding D-alanyl-D-alanine carboxypeptidase/D-alanyl-D-alanine endopeptidase gives MKRKFIICTMIFLLCCFPITFMDNVEASEQTMTTKVNSIISKNWKNNEYSITVRDMETGNILYNKNGDKMIRPASTHKLLVSAAALDMLGSDYRFETKVYVDGPIEEGVLHGNIYLQGGGDPTLLPAHLESFANGLKKIGISKITGSLIADDTWFDKDRLAKGIVPQDEALSYASRISALTISPNDQYDIATVQVKVTGSKIGTVANVQLAPFASTIPIVNKTRIVKKGEKNTVAITREYGTDRIVAKGNLPAGTEKSTYVTVYDPTLYTLDVFREKLLAKGIQTMPLEVGEVPDNAMRVGISYSKPLKDINFRFLKLSINGMGEMLTKQLGRELLGEGSWSAGIQAIRTYGNDNGLNMEQWYFEDGSGLNHQNRVSSMQESLLLYKIRSKSWYYSYLDALPHAGRKGKLVGATLENRLQGYSVSAKTGYISGAHALSGYVKGKSGKWYIFSILTQANKTSAIPTIDAIVKQIANEL, from the coding sequence ATGAAAAGGAAATTTATAATTTGTACAATGATCTTTCTGCTGTGCTGCTTTCCAATCACTTTTATGGACAATGTGGAAGCAAGTGAACAAACAATGACAACAAAAGTGAATAGTATTATCTCAAAAAACTGGAAGAATAATGAGTACAGTATTACCGTACGAGATATGGAGACAGGAAATATCCTTTACAACAAAAACGGTGATAAAATGATACGTCCTGCTTCAACACATAAGCTTTTAGTGAGTGCTGCTGCATTGGATATGCTTGGATCAGATTATCGATTTGAGACAAAGGTCTATGTCGATGGACCAATAGAAGAGGGTGTTCTTCATGGCAATATTTATTTACAGGGCGGAGGAGATCCAACGCTTTTACCAGCTCATTTAGAATCATTTGCTAATGGACTAAAAAAAATAGGGATTTCAAAAATCACAGGCTCCTTAATTGCCGATGATACATGGTTTGATAAAGATCGTTTAGCAAAAGGCATTGTTCCTCAGGATGAAGCACTATCCTATGCATCACGTATTTCAGCATTAACGATTTCACCAAATGATCAATATGATATTGCTACTGTGCAAGTAAAAGTGACTGGCTCAAAGATTGGGACTGTGGCAAATGTTCAGCTTGCCCCGTTTGCTAGTACAATTCCCATTGTAAATAAGACTAGAATCGTTAAAAAGGGTGAAAAAAATACCGTAGCAATTACACGAGAATATGGTACAGACCGTATTGTTGCTAAAGGAAATTTACCAGCTGGTACAGAGAAAAGTACATATGTGACTGTTTATGATCCAACTTTGTATACACTTGATGTATTTCGGGAAAAATTACTAGCAAAGGGAATCCAAACAATGCCTCTGGAGGTTGGCGAGGTACCCGACAATGCAATGAGAGTAGGAATTTCCTATTCGAAGCCATTAAAGGATATTAATTTTCGATTTTTAAAACTAAGTATAAATGGTATGGGAGAAATGCTCACAAAGCAACTTGGACGGGAACTACTTGGAGAAGGAAGCTGGTCAGCAGGCATTCAAGCAATTCGTACATATGGTAATGATAATGGGCTAAATATGGAGCAGTGGTATTTTGAAGATGGTTCAGGTCTAAATCATCAAAATCGTGTAAGCAGTATGCAAGAAAGTCTACTGTTGTATAAAATTCGAAGTAAGTCTTGGTATTACTCCTACTTAGATGCATTGCCTCATGCAGGAAGAAAAGGCAAGCTTGTTGGGGCGACATTAGAAAATCGCTTGCAGGGATATAGTGTATCTGCTAAAACTGGGTATATTTCTGGTGCTCATGCCTTAAGTGGCTATGTCAAAGGGAAAAGTGGTAAGTGGTATATTTTTAGTATTTTAACACAGGCCAATAAAACGTCAGCTATCCCAACCATAGATGCCATTGTCAAGCAGATTGCAAATGAATTATAA